From a region of the Leptospira kmetyi serovar Malaysia str. Bejo-Iso9 genome:
- a CDS encoding M14 family zinc carboxypeptidase, producing MKSYAALPIRLSITVVLSAILFVSCAGFFRKKIPNAPLNDQRKMLLVRIDPGRLGEFREKTGGRYSISYQETDSYYSVMNKEDVERFGFPSPGITVVKQYLPFKYYSGNYQDLISEPFTGLDDLKKGYKDNILNIHYLLGIANRFSKQARVEVIGKTARGREIPALLLTNINVPDKEKVSVLFNCAHHANEVISIEHCYDIVYSILSKPKEYDEILNKLKIWVVPIVNPDGARHFWHVSNLMGRKNGYPGVGPVNDKINPGVDINRNYPFFWGKTGGGYSSPNPSNYFYRGPSPGSEPETKAMMDLANKERFAASISYHAYANCLLVPYSIDSLNNPEPDMAGELGRKIAASVASLNPEKEFEARKNIYPIDGVDQDYLYFAHGTLAYLLETTHLNPVYKEVEKVNLSLRESWNILLNEVLEGRKIFLKVTDELGIPLEAKVEVERMKYFQEEVRVSNPNNGFFFQLFPDRKETKIRISKDGFEPVEIRSRPSRNWEPLKIVLKKNRI from the coding sequence ATGAAATCGTATGCCGCTCTTCCAATCCGTCTTTCGATAACCGTAGTTCTGAGCGCGATTTTATTCGTTTCCTGCGCCGGATTTTTTCGGAAGAAGATCCCGAATGCTCCCTTGAACGATCAGAGAAAAATGCTTTTGGTTCGGATCGATCCCGGACGCCTCGGAGAATTCAGGGAGAAAACCGGCGGAAGATATTCCATCAGTTATCAGGAAACGGATTCGTATTATTCCGTGATGAACAAGGAAGACGTGGAACGATTCGGATTTCCTTCTCCGGGTATCACGGTCGTAAAACAATATCTTCCGTTTAAATATTATTCGGGGAATTATCAGGATCTCATCAGCGAACCGTTCACGGGTCTCGACGATCTCAAAAAGGGTTATAAGGATAATATATTAAATATTCATTATTTACTCGGAATCGCGAACCGTTTCTCCAAACAAGCCCGCGTGGAGGTGATCGGAAAAACCGCCAGAGGAAGGGAGATTCCGGCGCTTCTTCTCACAAACATAAACGTCCCCGATAAGGAAAAAGTCTCCGTTCTTTTCAACTGCGCGCATCACGCGAACGAGGTCATCTCGATCGAACACTGTTACGATATCGTTTATTCCATTCTTTCCAAGCCGAAAGAATATGACGAAATTCTAAACAAGTTGAAGATATGGGTCGTTCCCATCGTGAACCCGGACGGAGCCAGACATTTTTGGCACGTTTCCAATCTGATGGGAAGAAAGAACGGTTATCCAGGAGTCGGTCCGGTCAACGACAAGATCAATCCGGGCGTGGATATCAATCGAAACTATCCTTTCTTCTGGGGAAAAACGGGAGGAGGTTATTCCTCGCCCAATCCTTCGAACTACTTTTACAGAGGACCTTCGCCCGGCTCGGAGCCCGAAACGAAGGCGATGATGGATCTCGCAAACAAAGAAAGATTCGCGGCGTCCATTAGCTATCATGCATATGCGAATTGTCTGTTGGTTCCGTATTCGATCGATTCTTTGAACAATCCCGAACCCGATATGGCGGGAGAATTGGGAAGAAAGATCGCGGCTTCGGTCGCGAGTCTCAATCCCGAAAAGGAATTCGAAGCGAGGAAGAATATTTACCCCATCGACGGAGTCGATCAGGATTATCTTTATTTCGCGCACGGAACGTTGGCGTATCTTCTCGAAACGACGCACCTCAATCCGGTTTATAAGGAAGTGGAGAAGGTGAATCTTTCCTTGAGGGAATCCTGGAACATTTTGTTAAACGAAGTCCTTGAAGGAAGAAAAATCTTTCTGAAAGTCACGGACGAACTCGGAATTCCTCTCGAGGCGAAGGTCGAAGTGGAAAGAATGAAATACTTCCAAGAAGAAGTGCGCGTTTCCAATCCGAACAACGGATTTTTCTTTCAGTTGTTTCCCGATCGAAAGGAAACCAAAATCCGAATTTCCAAGGACGGTTTCGAGCCTGTGGAAATCCGTTCCCGTCCGAGCCGGAATTGGGAACCTTTAAAGATCGTACTTAAGAAAAATAGAATATAA